In a genomic window of Magnolia sinica isolate HGM2019 chromosome 16, MsV1, whole genome shotgun sequence:
- the LOC131228733 gene encoding protein TUNICAMYCIN INDUCED 1 yields the protein MALRLRSLSLFLILLLMGRSTALIPSKTSPTNPSSSHSKAISDLKEAIVKGLGFQADDLKISEFDMRDALVGQSVAYEFDIEIGNQVLPFRLLEDVNRWEFVDLPIFRAEEEMEGEEPTGLVERSTKKGSVSPVLAPFQLAGPMELWIQDGDDMRLSLPHDVDAGVLKKVVLADGAMVTIKGARSVSLRHPLDLPLPLNRTTTQKGGFASGLLTLAEHLRLSSISQQDNKPLLSLRIVGPTSLTSSDNSNNNKLKLKRLAPGLIELSSRARPQVEETLPLLTPERFTTLWPLASVNGSNANLQGFEELLTSILGEKAHQEGSFRLTKATVSAQTFMKIGFGVEKGLKEGDVDWSQFPEWRTRPEKVRMHFEVLAKVDGEKVVPERVVQVKDPVELEDSIAPNVLTGNVSMSTTPIVHPAPKYFTL from the exons ATGGCGCTCAgactccgatctctctctctatttctcatcCTCCTCTTGATGGGACGATCAACGGCTCTGATTCCCTCCAAAACTTCTCCAACAAATCCATCATCATCTCATTCGAAAGCGATCTCG GATCTGAAGGAAGCGATTGTGAAGGGATTAGGGTTCCAGGCCGATGATTTGAAGATCTCCGAGTTCGATATGCGGGACGCGCTGGTGGGCCAGTCGGTCGCTTACGAATTTGACATCGAGATCGGGAATCAAGTCCTCCCTTTCAGGCTTTTGGAAGATGTTAACCGGTGGGAATTCGTAGATTTGCCGATCTTTCGAGCGGAGGAGGAGATGGAGGGGGAGGAACCGACGGGATTGGTGGAAAGATCGACAAAGAAAGGTAGTGTCTCGCCGGTTTTGGCCCCGTTTCAATTGGCGGGGCCCATGGAGCTTTGGATTCAGGATGGGGATGATATGAGGCTTTCACTTCCG CACGATGTAGATGCCGGTGTGCTGAAGAAAGTGGTATTAGCTGATGGTGCCATGGTGACCATAAAGGGTGCCCGGTCTGTTAGCCTGCGCCACCCCCTCGACCTACCCCTCCCTTTAAAccgcaccactacccaaaaaggTGGCTTTGCATCTGGCCTCCTGACCCTAGCTGAACACCTTCGCCTATCTTCCATCTCCCAGCAAGACAACAAACCCCTCCTCTCCCTCcgcatagtgggccctacctccCTCACCTCCTCtgacaacagcaacaacaacaagctcaagctcaagcgcCTTGCACCTGGCCTCATTGAACTCTCGTCCAGAGCCAGACCCCAAGTTGAAGAAACCCTCCCTCTCCTGACCCCAGAGCGCTTCACCACCCTGTGGCCACTAGCCTCCGTTAATGGCTCAAATGCCAACCTACAGGGGTTTGAAGAGCTGCTCACATCCATTCTTGGAGAGAAGGCCCACCAGGAAGGATCCTTTCGGCTGACGAAGGCAACAGTGTCTGCACAAACGTTTATGAAAATTGGGTTTGGAGTGGAAAAAGGTTTAAAGGAAGGAGATGTAGATTGGAGTCAATTCCCAGAGTGGCGGACAAGGCCAGAGAAGGTGCGTATGCATTTCGAGGTGCTAGCGAAGGTGGATGGGGAGAAAGTGGTGCCGGAGAGGGTTGTGCAGGTCAAGGACCCTGTTGAGTTGGAGGATAGTATAGCGCCTAATGTGCTCACGGGGAATGTGAGCATGTCCACCACTCCAATCGTGCACCCTGCTCCAAAATACTTCACCTTGTGA